TTCATTGGTACTCGGGGGGGGAGATTCTCGAAGGATTCGTTGCCGCGTGCGACGGGAGGAGGGAGCCCTCCTTTGACCCTATTTACCCTCCCCAAAGAGATGGGCAGCCAGCCATTCCCCAGCCGGAGGTTCAGCCGGTTCCGCGCGCCATCCTGGTTCCGGAATTAGAGCACCCTCTTCTTTCAGATAGGCAAAGGAGAGCAGAGCTTCAGACCCGGCTAGCGTTCTTCTTTCAAGAGAGGAACGAGGCCAGGCACCTCCCAATCTATCTTGGGATACTGGACAAGCAGTTCCTGGTCGAAAAGAGGGTCGAGGCTGCATTGGTGCAGGATGGGTTTTCCCCCCAGATGCTTTCGCGTCGGAAGTGGGAAATCCGCAGCATCTTATTCAGTCACCCTACTCGGGTGGGAACTGCTATCGCCGAAAATACCTTAAATAGGTATTTGGCCCAGATGGAACGGGAGGGCACGCGACAGAGTCTACCCTATCTAAGGGTGATTCGCGCAAGCCGGTTTTGGGTCTGAATGGGTTCGGCTGGCATAGAAGTCTCTCGGGCGGGCGAAGGGGATGCATTTCTGGTACTGGTGGTATTGGACAAGCTCTAAGGGAATAATCTCTTTCTTATTTCTGTATTTCTTTCCCATGACGACTAAGAACAGGCAAATCCAAAATTTCACTTCGAATTTCGGACCTCAACATCCTGCTGCTCATGGTGTTTCACGATCAGTATTGGAAATGAACGGAGAAGTGGTGGAACGCGCGGAACCACATATTGGATTACTCCAGTGCGGCACGAAGCCGCTGATGCCGAGTCGGCTCCTATGCCGCTAGCTATGCCCTGCTTGGTCCCCCTCCCCCGGCACGGTGGAGGTTCCGTAGCACGTCATGAGCACCGGGCTAAGGGGCGGTTGAGCAACTCAAGCGAACCGCCTTACCTTATTCCAACATAGGGACAGAAGGGAGAAGGTTGTGAAGGTGGCCTCGTTATCCATACCTCCGGTCGGATGAATGGAGGACCGACCGACCCGGGTTTTCACGAGCGTTGGCGGGTTCTGGAGTGCCTGTCAAGGGCGCTAGCGCATACCCCGGGGTGATCATCACCACCTGCACCTCACATCTCGGCACAGTGGAACGTGTAACCCGCCTGCTGTTCCATTCAACTACATTTGTTCCTTTAATCCATAGCAACAAAGAACGCAGCAGCGAGGGACAACCCGCCCATACAGCCAGCGGGGAGGATGGCACTACTGGCAAAGACCGTCTGGCGAAAACGCCGCAGGCGCGAAGCGTGGTAGGCCTGCGCCGGGGGAGCATACCATAGGGAGGAAAGGGAGCCCGGACGGTGGAAGAGCCAGGGGAGGCCGGGTCATTTGACGGAAATGGAAGGCTTTTCCCTATTAGAGAAGGCCCTATGGAGTAAAGGGAAGTGGATGAATTCTTGGAAAAAGAGGGAGCGAGCCGAAAATGAAATAAAGAAATTCCATGAATAGATAGAGTCAACGGTACGACAGACAGCGCTGCCTACACGCGAATTAGCTTCCGAGGTTGAGCAGTCTCAATTTCACTACAGGATTTGCGAATGAATGCTGGGCTGGGCCACCTCGAATGGCGTGAGCCGCATGCGGGGAGACCCGCACGTACGGTTTTTAGGGGGATCTGGTCGAAAAACCGGCCGGCGCCCACCCGACTAGAGGGACTGAGAAATTAATTGAGTACAAAACTTATCTTCAAGCTTTACCTTATTCTGATCGTTCAGAGGGCGATCGCGGGGTCACTGAATGAAGTCCTCCGTTTCTTTCGGAGGTGCTGACCCGCAGCGAGGCAGAGATGACTAAGTGACATATGGAATATGGCGACGACAACAGCATGTCGTAGAAGGAGATAACAGGTGGAGCCAACGACCCACTAAGACTAACCTATCTACAACTACATCCCCGAGCGGCAGTCAAACGGGGGCGTGAATGCGAGATGCCAGCGGAATG
This DNA window, taken from Capsicum annuum cultivar Jeju mitochondrion, complete genome, encodes the following:
- the orf293 gene encoding hypothetical protein, with amino-acid sequence MRQRRALRQFTLSTGKSAGRNSSGRITVFHRGGGSKRLQRRIDLKRKTESIGVVERIERAPNRSSRIAPVRWFPRGGVRQCNTIEEFAPPRKILESKSTTTYIFGRKYFKVFALLLVLLFHWYSGGEILEGFVAACDGRREPSFDPIYPPQRDGQPAIPQPEVQPVPRAILVPELEHPLLSDRQRRAELQTRLAFFFQERNEARHLPIYLGILDKQFLVEKRVEAALVQDGFSPQMLSRRKWEIRSILFSHPTRVGTAIAENTLNRYLAQMEREGTRQSLPYLRVIRASRFWV
- the orf109a gene encoding hypothetical protein; translation: MLPRRRPTTLRACGVFARRSLPVVPSSPLAVWAGCPSLLRSLLLWIKGTNVVEWNSRRVTRSTVPRCEVQVVMITPGYALAPLTGTPEPANARENPGRSVLHSSDRRYG